tgattggtctttgatccaaacataatttgaggattatccatattcttggaaatgacataaacaaaataaatatgatagtaaacatcattatcaaagcacaatttttatttatgtacaacaattacataaccatactatctactacaaacaacaaaattaaaatatttatatttctacaaATTTATCACCGAtcacatgacttgtttctccttccgagagtgcaaagtaatcagctacatgcatgaagtctaaattatcttcagaaataaaatttgattcagcatttttctctgtcttcttcagggaggcttgataaagatCAACCaagtgctttggcgtacgacaggtacgtgaccagtgcccttttcctccacatctatagcatgcattttctgcatttgttgatcaccgcttcatgcttttgttccttccttttccactacTTGTGGTGAGGagggttctttggtgcattattattaccatgattagagtttcttccccgaccacggccatgaccacgattggggccacgacctcttccacgcttagcttggtggaagttcgtctcattcacttcagggaatggacaagaaccagtaggtcggctttcatggttTTTttattaatagcccattatgtttcTCGGCTACAAGAAGAtatgagataagttcagaatactttttgaatcccatctctcgatattgttgttgcaggagcatattcaaggaatgaaaagtggtgaaagttttctcgaacatatcatgatcagtaatattatcaccatataatttcaattgggaaataattctaaacatagcagaattatactcactgatagatttaaaatcttttaGCCTTaaatgagtccaatcatatcgtgcttgtggaagaacgaccatcttcaggttgtcatatctatctttcaaattattccacaatATGACTGGAtatttaacagtaagatattccattttcagtccatcatcaaggtgatggcgtaggaatatcattgctttggcacggtcttagtttgatgcctgatttttgtccttGATGGTGTCttccagacccatcgcatcaagatgaatttcagcatcaagcacccaagacatgtagtttttgcccgatatatccagggctacaaattcaagtttagaaagatttgacattatttagaaaaataatatttGTACCTctgatactttcaaagtatttgctcgagatggcagagtctcgtgttgataaagtgttataaaataaagactgtaaggTAAAGATAAGTATacagagaaactgatatattattcaacttcaaactgatgtacataataaaCTAAAaactcctctatttataggaaaaaGGAAGTTGTTGTTAAGCTACTACTGCAAGCTATTGTGTAAGCTGCTTGTAAGttgctactacaagctgttgtgtaagctacTTGTAAGATGCTACAGCAAGCTGCCGTGTAAGTTGCTTGTATGTTGCTTTTAAGCTGCTAATGTACtagatatagataatcttctacttgGGGTAacgtttatccataacggagtgccaaaatgataagcttcttcgggtggcttatttccaatagagtactaaatagataaacatatttatgctggagtcccatatggataagcttcttcaagaaACTTATTTACAGCAGAGTACTAAataaacatccataatataatatatttataacatagATGAGCATGACACAAAAAGGGCAAAAGATGGggatacaaaataaaagagaaaaggaaCCTGAGCATATGAAAAATTGGCCAGCTGATTCATATAAGAGTCAGAACTTAAATATAAGAATAACTTTGGGAAACTAATTCCCAACCAAGGCACCTACCTCTAATTTGAGATTGCTCGTGACAGCACTCTGATATTGAATAAGAATTATGGTAGAGCGGTAAATATCGAGATTATCACATTGAAGAAGAAATGGAGCTCACAGAGGAGCTTCAATGGAGGTTCTAGAAGGTTCTGAGTTAAAAAAATATCTGAGAGTAGAGAAAATGAAAAGGAATTGTAAAATGCAACTCTACTACAATTCTCATTATTACCATGTGTATATATGTACACGTGTGTATTTGAAAATACAAGTATCTAAAATACAAAATACAACTAACTCACTATATAAAAGATATAACTATTTGTTGACTCGGCATATTACAATTAATTTATCTTTTAACTAACTAACTATATCTCAATACCCCTCCCCCCTCCCAAGTTGGATGGGAGGGCCTCACAACAAACTTTCCAAGAACAGTATTATGTTCAACTCGTGTGAGGGATTTAGTAAGAATGTTAGCAAATTGGTCAGTAGTGGCTACAAGGTGTAGAGATCAGGCCTTCCTGAAGTTTGTTTCTTACAAAATGACAGTCGACCTCAATGTGCTTTGTCCGCTCATGGAACACAGGATTGTGAGCAATGTGAATAGAAGATTGGTTGTCACAGAAAACAACAATAGGACTGGATCGTGGGATAGTGAACTCTTCAAACAATCTGCTTAACCATACCAGTTCCCCAACAACTTTTCTGAGGGACCTGTATTCAGCATTAGCTGAGGATAGGGAAATGGTCTCTTGTTTCTTAGGCTTCCAGCTAATGGGACTATCTCCAACTAGAACAATGTAACTAGTGACAGATCTTCTAGAGTCAGGGTAGAATGCCCAGTCAGAGTCACAGTAGGCATATATGGAGCAGTAAGTGCTATTTGAGAAAAATATTCCAAGTGTAGGGTCTGTCTTAAGGTACCTAAGAAGATGGAAAGCTAGAGTTAAGTGTGTATCTCTAGGTGCCTACATGAACTAGCTGAGGATCTACATATTGTATGCTATATCCAATCTGGTATTGGTTAGGAAGTTTAGTTTGCCCACTAATTTTCTGTAATATGTAGGATCTAGGAGAAGAGTGCCTACATCAGCCTTCATTTCATAGCAGGATCAAGAGGGGAAGACAAATTGCTATAAGCAAAGCAGTCATATTCCTTTAATAAGTTTAAGGTAAACTTCCTTTGAGATATGATAACATCATCTGGCTTGTAAAGAACCTCCAAACCCAAGAAGTAGTGTAGTCTCCCCAAGTCCTTGATTCTTAACTGATTGTCAAGGAATGACTTCAAGTTGTCTATCTCCACTGAATCAGTACCAGTAATGAtaacatcatcaacatacatAGGTAAAAAGATAGTGGAGGATGAAGTTTTCTTGGAGAAGAGTGAATAATCATTTTCAGAATATTTGTACCCCATTGATGATAGGGTTTCAGTCAGCTTGGCATACCACTGTCTGCTGGCTTGTTTCAGCCCATACAAAAATTTGTTTAGTTTGTAAACTACCTTGTGTGGGCCAGTTTGATCAATCAGAAGACCTGGTGGCACCTCCATGTACACCTCTTCATATAGGTCACCATGGAGGAATGCATTATTTATATCAAGTTGAAATATATCCCAGCATTTCTTCATAGCAACAGTAACTAAGACTCTAACTGTTGTCATCTTGACAACAGGAGAAATGGTTTTTGTATAATCAACCCCTGCTTGTTGAGTATAACTTTCACTACCAATCTATCCTTAAATCTCTCTATACTACCATCTACTTTATGCTTTATCGTATAGAGCCATTTGCAGCTTATTACCTGTTTTCCGGCTGTCAAGGGTACTAAGTCCCAAGTATGGTTGGTATAAAGAGCCTCAAATTCCTGTGTCATGGATGCTTTCCATGCAGGACTGAGTGTTGTCTCTCCATATGATGATGTCTCACTATCATGATAAACATTTGTCACTAAGTGCTGACTCTCAGAACATAGGGCATCAGGGGTGACATGATTGTGATTGGAAAAGAGTGCACTTAAGGAAGGTAGACCTTGAGGAGCAGCAAGATGAGATGTGTTAGGTAAGTTATAAATATAATCCTTGAGATACGTAGGAGTTTTATGTGTTCTCTTGGACTTTCTTAGTGTAGGTATTTCTAATTGGGTAGATGTTGGTAAATAGTGACTGGTAGCTTCATGTGAAGTTGTAAGGACATGAGCATAAGGGGATAAGGTGTCTGATGTATGCATTAAGGTATCATTAGCAGGTGAGGATTTAGGGTGTTGATGCACATCTGGAGATGTGATACTTGTAGGACTTTGAACATTAGAATGTGGACTGCTACTTCTAATGTAAGTAGGAAAGGAACCTGATTTGAGGACATTGTACAGGGAAACATTCTTAGAGACTAGAGAAAAGTAGAGACATCTTTATAGAACGCTACATCTCTAGAAACATGAATCTTTCTAGTTGCTAGGCTTAGCACTTTTTAATCCTTTGTCCCAAAGGGATAGCCCACAAAGATATGAGGTGTTGTCATAGGCTCACATTTGTCTTTGTTCACCTTAGTCACAGTGGGATAGGAAAGACAACCAAAACTCCTCAAGTGAGAATAATTGGGTTTCTTGTGATATAGGAGTTCAAAAGGGCATTTGTTGTTTAGGTTGGTGGTAGGTAATCTATTAATTAGGTAAGTGGCTATCAAAATACATTCTCCCCAGTATCTAGTTGGTAATTTGGATTGAAACATGAGTGCCCTGGCAGTTTCAAGAAGATATTGTATTTTCTCTCCACtaccccattttgttgtggagtataAGGCAGGTTTTTTGGTGAAAAATGCCTTTGGATTGATAAAATGTAGTGGCTTCATGACTGGTAAACTCCAGTCCATTATCAGATCTGATTTTCACAGAGGTATTGAATTGATTCTCAATCATGTTTACAAAAACTTTAAGGGTTTGTAGGACATTGATTTTGTTGCTTAACAAATAGGTCCAAGTGGACCTACTAAAATTACCCATTAATGTAAGGAAGTAATTGTAATTATCATGTGTAGTGACATGGTAGGGCCCCATATGTCAACATATAGTAATTGAAAATTTTGACTAGTGGTACTAGTTCTTTGTGAAAATGGAAGTCTGGCTTGTCTAGCCATGGGGCAAATGGAACAAATGAATGGTTGTTTAGGTGAGAAATTTACAGGTATGGAGGATATTCCTATCATTTTGACAAAGGGAACTTGGACAAGCCTATTATGCCACAAGACATTTACATCATGTTTATCTAACATAGTTGAAGACTCATTCTTATTATTGTGAATGGAAGTATTTACATCTACTAAATAAGGATGTGAATGAGTAGGACTTCTGAAGACTCCACTATTTACACTAGTAGAATAAAAACAGTTGTAACAAGAAATTGACACATTAGCATTTGAAACAGTACTTTTATCCTTCAGACACTTGGAACATAGGTAGTATAGTCCCTCCTTGCTACTACCAATCACCTGAGGCCTCTTCACTGAAGGGGCCTGCAACAGACACAGTGCATCAGTAAAGAACACAATACACTTGAGATGTGTTGCATGAGAATGGACAGAAATCAGGTTGTACTTAAAGGATGGAACATAAAGGACTTTATGTAGAGTAATTTCAGAACTGAGTATCGCATCTCCAAATTCAAGCACTTTCACCCTATATCCATTTGGTAAGCTTATCAATAGAGGGTGTGGTAGTGTTGTGATATTACTAAGTGCAGTTTTATTAAAGGTCATATGGTTAGAAACTCATGAGTCTATGATCCAAAAGTCAGTCTTAGATTCGAAACATTTGCATGATGGTTTGTCAAAATCCATAGAAGAAGTGCAGACTACAATACCTGCAAAGTTGACAGCACCACTGGTAATATTGGCATTGCTGGGAGATCCTCCTGTCTGGAATTGTTGCAGCAAATTCACTATCTGCCAGTATTGTTCTTTTGTCAAGCTGATAATTTGATTCTTATCATGCATAGTTGGATCATCTTCCTTCTCCTGGAGTAGATCAGCTGGGACTCCATGTACATTTGCCATAGCTCCCTTTCTTCTATTGAATTTGTGACCTTGTGTCTAACTCGAATTATAACCCTGGTTGAATTGTTGAGTGTTGGTGCGATTTAAGTTTTGACTATTGTATGAATTGCTCTGGGGATACCCATGTAGCTTGTAGCATTTTTCCTTTGTATGACCTGTCCTTTTTGCAGTAGTCGCAGAATGGTCGACCCTTATTATTGGCAGTGTAATATGTTTTAAAATTCCTAGCTCCAAAGGGATTTTGATGTTGTTAAGGTGCAGTATTCACAAGCATTGAAGTAGACTCGAGGTTCAGCTGATTCCTTGGTCTTAATTCCCTCTGCTTTTCCTTTTGTACTAACAGGGAGAAAGTCTGTGCCAAGGATGGTAAAGGTTTCATCATCAAAATGCATGCTTCCTCGCATTGTTGTGTAAACTTCATTTAAGCCCATCAAACATTGGATAAGTCGTCTATCCTGTTCTGCCTTATGCATAGTTTCCTTTGATCCACACGCACAAACACATGTGCACTGAGATTTGGCACTCAGATTGCTCAGTTCTTCCCATAACATTTTCATTCGTGTGTAATGGGCAGTGATGTCCAAGGAGCCTTGAACAAGATCGTTAATCTCCTTTTGGATCTAATACAACTTCGCACAATTTGTTTGATCATATTGATCTTCCAGTTCCCTTCATAGCTCTACTGAATCATTGACATACTCAACACTGTCAAAAATCTCCTTTGCGAGGGAATTAAGAATTCGGGAAGTTACCATATCGTCGCATCTCTCCCATTAACAAAATTAAGGTGAATTGGGGGCAAGTTTCCTACAATCTCCATTTACGAACCCTAATTTGTTTTTGATTGATAGGGATCGCAACACACTCCTCCTCCACGACCTATACCCAATTCCGCCAAATGGAACCGGCACTAGCGTCACTCCGGGACTATCCGAAGGATGAATGTATAGAGGACTGCTCACATTCGATGATTGGTTGATCATTTCTACTCGTATTGGGGGTGAGTTCTTCGGTTTGATCGATAGCCATGGAAAAGCTCTAAACAATGAAATTGATGAATGTTCCAAACGATTTAGTGAATAAACAGACCGATTTTGTGGAAGATATCGTCACTTCGTACAACAATTGCAGATTGGAGTCACGAAACCAAACCCTAGCAGATGACGGGGAAAGAGAGGTCTTGAGACAAAAAAATCCGGCAAATTTCGAGCAAACGCGTTCTGCTGACTCTGATACCATATCAAGATTATCATATTGAAGAAGAATTGGAGCTCACAGAGGAGCTCCAATGGAGGTTCTAAAAGGTTCTGAGTAAAGAAAATATCTGAGAGTAGAGAAAATGAAAAGTTGTAAAATGCAACTCTACTACTATTCTCATTATTATCATGTGTATATATGTACATGTGTGTATTTGAAAATACAAGTATCTAAAATACAAAACAACTAACTCACTATATAAAAGCTATAACTACATGTTGACTCAGCATATTATAATTAATTTATCTTTTAACTAACTAACTATATCTCAATAACAAATACTTCCTTATCTTTAATAAGAAGTTGTGGATTCGAATTTTGGATATAAAATTGCTTTTATTAGACTACATTACTTTTAATGTGAGATTCTTCAGCATAAATCCAAATTTAATCAGGTTTCAATGTGAGTACCACGCCAAAAAAATTTTAACCTTTTCCAACACGTAATTTTAACCTTTTCCAACacgtaaataaataaataaactacATCATGTGTaaactgcaaaaaaaaaaaaatctacatAAAAAAGGTGAAACAAAAATATCCAGTAGCAGTGACTCGGTCAGTCGGTCATTGCAAATTGACAATACGTGGCAGAAAAAGAGAACACCTCGTTACATATACCTTCCAAAATACGGCCACGTTTCTTATTTTACCTTTCCAAATAAACCGCTCTTTCAATTTTCAAGTTTGAAACCCCACAAACCTCGACCTTTATATCTTCTTCTTTCACTCCAACTCTTTCGCAATTCATTACACAACacaaaaaggggaaaaaaaagTGTTTCAAACTTAGTAGTATTTCTGAGGATCAATAGAAATGGCGAAGAGGACAGCGTTGTTTATACTATGGGTGGCGGCGATGTTATGTTTATGTTGGTGTTGGGGGGAGGAAGCTGTGGAAAATGCCAAACAGAGAACAAATTTGGCAACTGGAGAAATGAAGATAGAAGGGGAAAAGTTTAAGCAAAGTGCCGAAGAAGTAATGCATAATGCTAAAGAGAAGGCTGATTCTTTGGGTGATTGGGCCTCTGGCAAATTCTCCCAGTAAGATATTTCATATTACTAATTGATTACCAGTACTCACTAtttgttgtttctttcgtttTGGTTATCTTTTCTTGATGTAGTTATTGCTTGTTGTTACTATTTCTTTATCTTTTCTTGATGTAGTTATAGCTCGTTGTTATTATCTTTTCTTGAGCCGGGAGTCTATAGGAAATAGCTTTATAGGAAATAGCTTTTTAGGTGGGCTAAGGTCTGCGTATACGCTACCTCCTACTCGTGGTAGTGATATCGCTAAATTTCGCTTAGCCTTTTAATTGATTACCAGTACTATATTGCAGCCTTTTTGTTAAATGCTATAGAGTTTAATTTTAACGCACTAACTGCAAACATTAATTTATACCATCAAGTTTAAGACTACAAGTTTAACTTGAGTTTAATTTTCAAAATGTGCAATGTAGGTTTAAGATTATAAGTTTTAAAAGTTCTCTTCTTAAATTTTGCGAACAATTTGGTAAGGAGGGAGTATGCGATATCTAGGAGGGAAACGAATGGAAGCTCCATGCATAGCCAATATGTTGTTATTCCCTTCTTTAAATTAATGTAAGGATCTAATTTACTAACTCTGTTATATTGGCTTTTCTCtttaaaataggaaaaagaagcTCCTGCCAAGGTGTTATGTGGATCTAAATTTAAATTACCTGCTTATGGAAAAATTAGGAAACAACTTTTTTTGAGTTCCATTTTCTAGATATCCATTGGACAATATGAATGATATTAAATTCTGAATATGTTTAAAGTTATAAACTACTTCGGATTTGGTGAGAAAAGGTGTAGAAATTATTTCGGTTGATAATGCAATGCTCAGTGGAGTTGTAGGTTTTACCAAGTAAATGTAGTTTGCTTGTTTACTATAAAAGGTTccctcttttatgatatcttgaTAGAACAACATATATTCAGCTACTCAAAGCAGTATTTAACATGTTGATTGTTGCCTGATGGCATTCTAATTAACGTATTGTATTCGAGTCTCAAAATCTATATGGGATTTTAATTACTTTAATTTTAGGTATCAAGAAGATGCAAGAGATGAAGCCCACGGATTGATGGATAGAGCAAGAGATGCAGTAGCAGACGCTAAAGATTCTATCAGTTCAACCGCATATGGTAATTTTTTCCTTTCCTCTACAAAGACGAAGATGTAGCAGAACGCCAAAGGAATTTTCCCTCGGATACTTCTAAACATTTTGAAAGAGTTGTATACTAATTGGTTTTGCTTGCAGGAACCCAAAGAGAAGCTTCTCAAAAAGCTAGCAGGATGGCAGGCGTGGCATCTGACAAATTAGGTGATGCGAAGAATCTTGCTTCGGAGAAGGGGAATGAAGCAATGGATGCAGCAGCTGATATTGCTCATCGTGCAACGGAGAGAGGGAAACATGGTGCATATGGTGCATATGAATTTGCATCGGAGAAAGCAGGTAATGCCATACAATGGttgattgtatataaattgttgaaTTTCCTTGATACGAGGGATGCTAGTGTAGTGGCAAAACATAGTGATTATGTTAAACCACATGTTCGGGTCAAATCTTGGGTGTGACATTCTAGCATTATCGTAGGTGTGATATTCTAGCATGATTTTTAAGTTCCATTATTAAAATTATTGGCTTTGCCACTGACATGTCCATGGCTTCTGGTTTGGCAGGTGACGCCAGCGATAAAGCCAAAGAAAAAGCTCATGATGCTTATATCTCTGACTCGGATAAGGTAGGGAATGCGATGAACACGGCCTCGGACATGGCAGCCGATGCCAAAGAAGGAACCAAACATAAAGCTTCTGAGGCCTATGAATTCGCCTCTCAAAAGGTGGATGACGCAAAAGGAAAAGCTCATGATGTTTATGACTCTGCCTCGGATAAGGCAGGGCATGCGATGAACACAGCCTCGGACATCGCAGCCGACGCCAAAGAAGGAACCAAACATAAAGCTTCTGAGGCCTATGATTTTGCCTCTCAGAAAGTGGGCGATGCCATGAACGCAGCTTCCCAAATGGGCAGTGACGCCAAGGGAAAAATGCAGGATAAGACAGGTCAAGCAATGGACAAGGCTTCAGAAATGGCGGGCGATGCCAAAGAGATGGGAAAAGATAACGCCTATAATGCTTACGGATATGCGTCTGATAAGATGAATCAAGCAAAGGACATGGCCTCTAATAGTGCTGTTAATGCAAAAGATACAATGAAAGATAAAGCATCCGATGCCTATGATGTCGCCCCGAGTAAGACTGACCAAACCATAAAAATGGCTACTGACAAGGCCAAAGATGCAAAAAACACAACCACGGAAGTATTGGCCGATGGGAAAGATAATGCTTTTGGCAAATATGAAGATGCAAAATCAAATGTTCGCGAAACTTACAAGTCCGCCAAGGATACCATGAATGAAAAAGCCAAGGAAAAGTATGAAGCTGCCAAAGAGAAGGCTTCAGATGCTGCAGGCAACCTTGGAAACAAGATGAGAACTCGCACTACAGAATTATGAAAAATTACTAGAAATAAGAAATCTTCACGCACAGAAATCTTTTGAAGCCGTCAGGGTCTTCTTGTGAGTAGCTGAGATAGTACTGCTATGTTTCTTTTgttttctgtaactgtcttttGTATGTAGACTTTGTAGGTTAGGGAAGTCGCTAACCCAACTAAGTTCTGTTCGTTTTTTGCTTAGGTTGTCATAAATAATTATGCTCTAGTGTAGCATGACGATGGGTTTTTTCTAAATTCCGTCTTTGCGT
This genomic stretch from Nicotiana sylvestris chromosome 9, ASM39365v2, whole genome shotgun sequence harbors:
- the LOC138878572 gene encoding uncharacterized mitochondrial protein AtMg00810-like gives rise to the protein MKADVGTLLLDPTYYRKLVGKLNFLTNTRLDIAYNMYLKTDPTLGIFFSNSTYCSIYAYCDSDWAFYPDSRRSVTSYIVLVGDSPISWKPKKQETISLSSANAEYRSLRKVVGELLANFSYAQYSAVNKFLEEAYPYGTPA
- the LOC104224669 gene encoding embryonic protein DC-8 encodes the protein MAKRTALFILWVAAMLCLCWCWGEEAVENAKQRTNLATGEMKIEGEKFKQSAEEVMHNAKEKADSLGDWASGKFSQYQEDARDEAHGLMDRARDAVADAKDSISSTAYGTQREASQKASRMAGVASDKLGDAKNLASEKGNEAMDAAADIAHRATERGKHGAYGAYEFASEKAGDASDKAKEKAHDAYISDSDKVGNAMNTASDMAADAKEGTKHKASEAYEFASQKVDDAKGKAHDVYDSASDKAGHAMNTASDIAADAKEGTKHKASEAYDFASQKVGDAMNAASQMGSDAKGKMQDKTGQAMDKASEMAGDAKEMGKDNAYNAYGYASDKMNQAKDMASNSAVNAKDTMKDKASDAYDVAPSKTDQTIKMATDKAKDAKNTTTEVLADGKDNAFGKYEDAKSNVRETYKSAKDTMNEKAKEKYEAAKEKASDAAGNLGNKMRTRTTEL